The Glycine soja cultivar W05 chromosome 8, ASM419377v2, whole genome shotgun sequence genome has a window encoding:
- the LOC114423254 gene encoding uncharacterized protein LOC114423254 has protein sequence MPKKKKKVKQIEPEPSVTVEGGEPIRKKKKKTKSSKEQGENQPVDVQPPSTDVGGAETETTPSIAEMGNLVEQPDLPQEHPTVEVQQNVSVEEIPSCARTSPAPETDAVNVEEQGEGQGIGPSSPQGSSQRSSSEEHFPDEEAIQEAEAGGSDIFPVSSTSKLSASIGIAEDTFIQMQDEDPAAALRLLLNTSQANTSSEKNPGASSSSDADITSTVRQDCLLLKLSMEYARADVLKSIEENPSAAFGHLNFLKKLHNPLTSDEILGKVIQIESIIDQFANTVQKKRENGARLDAQKQAHILLLEKARAAQREVERLTKEAKEGSSEIKACDDNISSWEATITNLLSQVDDLRQKIVTEQAKRKELQEKAADSIQKLVAEKGREGLKAFSASQAVADEARAMESADQVLSKEMATLKKLYEDLIMT, from the exons ATgcctaagaagaaaaagaaagtgaagcaGATCGAGCCTGAACCTTCTGTGACGGTCGAGGGTGGTGAGCCAAtcaggaagaaaaagaagaagacaaagtcTTCAAAAGAACAAGGTGAGAATCAACCTGTTGACGTCCAACCACCTTCGACTGATGTTGGCGGCGCTGAAACAGAAACTACTCCCTCTATTGCTGAGATGGGCAACCTTGTCGAACAACCGGACTTACCACAAGAACACCCTACCGTCGAG GTACAACAAAATGTTTCTGTAGAAGAAATACCCTCATGTGCTCGAACCTCTCCTGCTCCTGAGACGGATGCAGTGAATGTTGAGGAACAGGGTGAAGGTCAAGGTATTGGACCCAGCAGTCCTCAGGGATCGAGTCAGAGAAGTTCATCTGAAGAACACTTTCCCGATGAAGAGGCCATACAAGAGGCTGAAGCTGGAGGTTCAGACATTTTCCCAGTGTCTTCGACATCTAAGCTTTCCGCTAGCATAGGGATCGCAGAGGATACATTCATTCAAATGCAAGACGAAGACCCTGCTGCAGCCCTTCGACTCCTGCTGAACACCAGTCAAGCCAACACCTCAAGTGAAAAGAATCCTGGTGCTTCGTCCTCATCTGATGCTGATATAACCTCTACAGTACGCCAAGATTGCCTGCTTTTGAAGTTATCAATGGAATACGCACGGGCAGACGTACTTAAATCCATTGAAGAGAACCCTTCTGCTGCTTTTGGGCACCTGaactttttgaagaaattgcataACCCCCTTACTTCTGATGAAATTCTGGGCAAAGTTATACAAATCGAGTCCATTATCGATCAATTTGCAAATACTGTGCAGAAAAAACGCGAAAATGGCGCCAGACTCGATGCCCAGAAACAGGCACATATCCTTCTGCTCGAGAAAGCCCGAGCGGCTCAACGTGAAGTCGAGCGTCTCACCAAAGAGGCGAAAGAAGGATCTTCTGAGATCAAAGCCTGTGATGATAATATCTCCTCCTGGGAGGCAACTATTACAAATTTGCTGTCTCAGGTCGATGATCTAAGGCAGAAAATTGTAACAGAGCAGGCTAAACGCAAAGAACTCCAGGAGAAGGCCGCTGATTCGATTCAGAAGCTGGTTGCCGAAAAAGGGAGGGAAGGCCTGAAGGCCTTTAGTGCATCTCAAGCGGTAGCAGATGAGGCGAGAGCTATGGAGAGTGCTGACCAGGTTTTAAGCAAAGAGATGGCCACCTTGAAGAAGCTATATGAGGATTTGATCATGACTTag
- the LOC114421329 gene encoding aspartic proteinase CDR1-like, whose amino-acid sequence MRFYIGTPPVERLAVANTASDLIWVQCSPCLSCFPQDTPLFEPLKSSTFKGATCDSQPCTLLHPNNRHCGKVGQCIYSYEYGGKFAESFTVGLVGTETLSFGSTGGAQNVSFPNSIFGCGMSNEIKFRFSNKVTGVVGLGAGPLSLVSQLGAQIGHKFSYCLVPYDSTSSSKLKFGSEAIITTNGVVSTPLIIKPNLPTFYFLNLETVTIGQKVLQTGRTDGNIIIDCGTPLVHLEETFYNNFMALVQEALDTALVTHHSIPLKCFGRTGREVLPDIELQFTGASGAVRSKNLFLPITNLFCLAVVPSQVSGISIFGNIAQVDFQVGYDLEGRKVSFAPTDCSKF is encoded by the coding sequence ATGAGATTTTACATCGGTACCCCTCCCGTGGAGCGTCTTGCTGTGGCAAACACAGCGAGTGATCTCATTTGGGTACAATGTTCCCCTTGCCTAAGTTGTTTCCCCCAAGACACCCCATTGTTTGAACCCCTCAAATCTTCCACGTTCAAGGGTGCCACATGTGACTCACAACCTTGCACATTACTCCATCCTAACAACCGTCATTGTGGAAAAGTAGGTCAGTGCATATATTCATACGAATACGGTGGCAAATTTGCAGaatcattcaccgttggattagTAGGCACTGAAACCCTAAGTTTTGGTTCCACGGGTGGTGCACAAAACGTTTCATTTCCTAACTCTATTTTCGGGTGTGGGATGAGCAATGAAATCAAATTTCGTTTTAGCAACAAAGTCACGGGTGTAGTGGGTCTTGGGGCAGGGCCACTGTCACTAGTGTCACAACTAGGAGCTCAAATTGGTCACAAATTCTCCTATTGTTTAGTTCCTTACGATTCAACTTCCTCTAGCAAATTGAAATTTGGGAGTGAAGCAATCATAACCACAAATGGGGTTGTGTCCACTCCCCTCATAATCAAACCCAATTTGCCTACCTTCTACTTTCTCAACCTCGAAACCGTCACCATTGGACAAAAGGTGTTGCAAACGGGTCGAACCGATGGCAACATAATCATTGACTGCGGGACACCCTTGGTGCATCTTGAAGAGACCTTTTACAACAATTTTATGGCATTGGTGCAAGAGGCCCTTGATACTGCGTTAGTGACACATCATTCGATACCACTCAAGTGTTTTGGTAGAACTGGCCGTGAGGTTCTTCCTGATATTGAACTTCAATTTACCGGAGCTAGTGGTGCAGTGAGATCTAAGAACCTTTTTCTTCCAATAACCAACCTGTTTTGCTTGGCGGTGGTACCCAGCCAAGTAAGTGGAATTTCCATCTTTGGAAATATTGCACAGGTTGATTTTCAAGTGGGGTACGATCTCGAAGGGAGGAAAGTTTCTTTTGCTC
- the LOC114421318 gene encoding uncharacterized protein LOC114421318, producing MTNMTLASSTTSASAFAPWNNPSLGNPSGSPFRPPQNPLYGMPTSLMVGLQNSQPNIENLNMASPSGSVAGNQGRVIPQHLTNTSVLSLRQQMDESNHDMVNMLTQQIGTVINPLIQNTNDSYQTLTNQISRIADFFGAPPIQQPPIRQIQIQAPVQEIQMPNNPGMQMAQAPQPAARIEPPVQQVEPNPGIVLVNRNQNADEVIGNIQQNRFDMQNNLAQMVETILVQNGLNLGLHRPNFVSPLSEYVLQTELPRGVKIPKFTKFAGETNESTVEHVARYLVEAGDLANNENLRMKFFPSSLTKNAFTWFTTLPPHSIHNWNQLERIFHEQFYMGQSKISLKELASVRRKALESIDDYLNRFRLLKARCFTQVPEHELVEMAAGGLDYSIRKKLDTQYLRDMAQLADRVRQLERLKAEKARNSKFHKKEKVAYVETNDSDQEFDIIYEDIEDSEVDLAELKPGPPYVCKLLRPSNGKNPVEPKNDKFVSKTYTFDITKCDEIFDLLVTDGQIVVPKGLKVPPIEQQKKRGYCKFHNFLGHKTSRCVLFRDLVQKALDEGRLKFGEKPKVVQANAETSKAAETLYAEPQEIMMVETMEVSHVQVQDVSEEDYNEQMKVVYPQAEEELIDFLNRCKLENKIVMLCPRCSAVCDKEATEGLKKYQVVNKGARQNQRFDKGKRVMVQSNTNQKSGRRNTFAPPGSVPVEKWMHQGLIRFNKGIMEVGGSSGTKQIGPQEANRYSYRNNYKGKNPMTRTQWRRFQRQKKLAQQNPQMGQYKEVFRRPVKERLLPPVDEDKMEDEDLLDSEPDFDVICVVSILPSEYDVQSEVTEIESEFDHFDMADPKPVCYYVMNNGCVEEQVAYFEKPDFQMKSHLKPLFIRAKVENVGINKVLIDGGAAVNLMPRSMLYKIGKHDTDLSAHNIVLSNYEGKTGYSLGAIQVDVAVGSIVRPTLFLVIQSKANFNLLLGREWIHGVGAVPSTLHQKLIIWREDGIVENIEADQSFYKSEVDNVTAQTFDKKLANIAPCGDKEAVVESSDNVVHSVKLHPTYGFIWEREEINDVPSEDGVIPPTGWNIYED from the coding sequence ATGACCAACATGACGTTGGCAAGTTCGACCACGTCAGCGTCTGCTTTTGCCCCTTGGAACAATCCTAGTTTAGGGAATCCCAGTGGAAGTCCCTTTCGACCGCCTCAAAATCCTCTATATGGCATGCCTACATCTTTGATGGTAGGGTTGCAAAATTCTCAACCAAACATAGAGAATCTTAATATGGCCTCTCCATCAGGATCTGTAGCgggcaatcaaggtagggtaattccGCAACATTTAACTAATACATCCGTTTTGTCACTCAGACAACAAATGGATGAAAGTAACCATGATATGGTTAACATGTtaacacaacaaataggaaCTGTTATTAACcctttaattcaaaatacaaatgacAGTTACCAAACGttaacaaatcaaataagtCGAATTGCTGACTTTTTTGGGGCACCACCCATACAGCAACCACCGATTCGACAGATCCAAATACAGGCGCCTGTCCAAGAGATACAGATGCCTAATAACCCCGGGATGCAAATGGCTCAAGCACCACAACCAGCGGCACGCATAGAGCCACCAGTCCAACAGGTCGAACCAAACCCTGGTATAGTATTGGTAAATAGGAACCAAAATGCTGATGAAGTAATAGGGAATATTCAACAAAACCGTTTCGATATGCAGAATAACCTAGCCCAAATGGTCGAAACGATTTTGGTGCAGAATGGTTTGAACTTAGGCTTACATAGGCCTAATTTTGTGTCTCCATTATCTGAGTATGTGTTACAGACagaattaccaaggggtgtgaaAATCCCTAAGTTTACCAAGTTTGCGGGAGAGACAAATGAGTCCACTGTCGAACACGTTGCTAGATATTTGGTCGAAGCAGGGGATTTggctaataatgaaaatttaagaatgaaatttttccCTAGTTCCTTGACTAAAAATGCTTTTACATGGTTTACAACCCTTCCTCCTCATTCCATACATAATTGGAACCAATTGGAAAGGATTTTCCATGAGCAATTTTATATGGGACAGTCTAAGATCAGCCTTAAAGAGTTAGCCAGCGTTCGACGCAAGGCACTTGAATCAATTGATGATTATTTGAACAGATTCAGACTCTTAAAGGCAAGGTGTTTCACCCAAGTCCCTGAACATGAATTAGTCGAAATGGCTGCTGGTGGCCTAGACTATTCGATTAGAAAGAAATTAGATACCCAGTATTTAAGGGATATGGCTCAATTGGCTGATAGAGTTCGACAACTCGAACGGTTGAAGGCCGAAAAGGCTAGAAATTCTAAATTCCACAAGAAGGAAAAGGTTGCATATGTCGAAACCAATGACAGTGACCAGGAGTTCGATATTATTTATGAAGATATCGAAGACAGTGAGGTTGATTTAGCAGAATTAAAACCTGGACCTCCTTATGTTTGTAAACTCCTTAGACCTTCCAATGGAAAAAACCCTGTTGaacctaaaaatgataaatttgtgtctaaaacttatacatttgacataactaaatgtgatgaaatatttgatttattagtcACAGATGGCCAGATTGTTGTTCCTAAGGGCTTGAAAGTACCCCCAATCGAACAACAGAAAAAAAggggttattgtaaatttcataatttccttGGCCATAAAACCTCACGTTGTGttcttttcagggatttggttcAAAAGGCTCTTGACGAAGGAAGgctaaaatttggtgagaaacCAAAGGTTGTTCAGGCAAATGCTGAAACATCCAAAGCTGCCGAAACTCTCTATGCGGAGCCCCAAGAAATAATGATGGTCGAAACAATGGAGGTGTCCCATGTGCAAGTTCAGGATGTATCTGAAGAGGATTACAACGAACAGATGAAGGTTGTTTATCCTCAGGCTGAGGAGGAGTTAATTGATTTCTTGAACAGATGCAAACTCGAAAATAAGATTGTGATGCTCTGCCCTCGCTGCAGTGCAGTATGTGATAAGGAGGCTACTGAGGGCCTCAAGAAATACCAAGTTGTTAACAAGGGGGCAAGGCAGAACCAACGTTTCGATAAAGGCAAAAGAGTTATGGTGCAGTCGAATACTAATCAGAAGTCAGGTCGAAGGAATACTTTCGCTCCTCCTGGTTCAGTGCCGGTCGAAAAATGGATGCACCAGGGACTCATAAGGTTCAACAAAGGGATTATGGAAGTAGGTGGTTCGAGTGGAACGAAGCAAATTGGCCCACAGGAGGCCAATAGGTACTCGTATAGGAACAATTACAAAGGAAAGAATCCTATGACGAGGACCCAATGGCGTAGGTTCCAGCGTCAGAAGAAATTGGCCCAGCAGAACCCGCAAATGGGCCAATATAAAGAAGTATTTAGGAGGCCAGTAAAGGAGAGACTCCTGCCTCCGGTGGATGAAGATAAGATGGAGGATGAGGATCTACTGGATTCTGAGCCAGATTTCGATGTCATCTGTGTGGTATCTATCTTGCCATCTGAATATGATGTCCAATCTGAAGTTACTGAGATCGAAAGTGAGTTCGATCATTTTGATATGGCTGACCCAAAGCCAGTATGTTACTATGTTATGAATAATGGCTGTGTGGAAGAGCAAGTAGCTTATTTCGAAAAGCCAGATTTTCAGATGAAAAGTCATCTCAAACCTCTTTtcatcagagcaaaagttgagAATGTTGGAATCAACAAAGTGCTCATTGATGGAGGAGCGGCTGTCAACTTAATGCCTCGATCTATGCTCTACAAGATCGGGAAACATGACACTGATCTATCTGCCCACAACATTGTGCTTTCGAATTATGAGGGTAAAACTGGCTATTCTTTGGGAGCCATTCAAGTAGATGTTGCTGTAGGCAGTATAGTTCGACCAACTCTTTTCCTGGTGATACAGTCTAAGGCTAATTTTAACTTGCTATTAGGAAGGGAGTGGATTCATGGAGTTGGAGCTGTGCCATCTACCCTTCACCAGAAGCTCATTATCTGGAGGGAAGATGGGATTGTGGAAAATATAGAGGCGGATCAAAGCTTCTATAAGTCAGAGGTCGATAATGTTACTGCACAAACCTTTGACAAAAAGTTGGCTAACATAGCGCCTTGTGGTGACAAGGAGGCTGTTGTCGAATCGAGTGACAATGTTGTCCACTCTGTCAAACTCCATCCTACTTATGGGTTTATATGGGAGAGGGAGGAAATTAATGATGTTCCCTCTGAAGATGGAGTCATTCCACCAACTGGGTGGAATATATATGAAGATTAA
- the LOC114423253 gene encoding uncharacterized protein LOC114423253 — MSQGQAVPFAGKWHRFTVRNDGEKVVPEPQGDAEHTEIWESEVMIPFAVERTVYAFGGPLPDQESLSSSMNKVFPCYPTCEPRIFDSEPYNFNCLSKPHKLFRSAPSIAHRDYIPWLDRVEQAYEDFWKTYGIFDLIQFSRFGPEYRPEMLIAAMHFFESSTNTFQFKCGMMTPTLLDVAALTGLRPSGETYDPTKSSDNIKLVYKENTFSKYIAEHKGSVEEEVSDEEHVAFLTLWLSHYVFCTKSLQVAKRFIPMAIQIHEGQSFGFGRLLLAVLYESLGEACDDLKKSKDGSSFLVSGPMWLLQLWLNATFEQEMGLIIPQDYAEEVANRSIEGQRALRLTPKTFDQNPQKLFLKYMKIFLSFDKFLPQHAPFISREVGPAWFTDDFPAVDPDNEEEVNEIWSFYLNPQILSCRTGVQSNYLGLVGYQPNLVSRQFGLSQIRPKSLFEDPRDVIRGANLSEKTFKKFLKISLDENYNLHPFEFNHSHFCTMGFVTWWEKYYSGRSVGDTTIMISRLESGFTQPTVENIRSNLQARGKTIMTKKIVETSRADVRPKKPTGVKIQEWKQEEKSQKKDDSTETTTTSKRSKRVVIEFDEEKDASFISNVNIITLFQVYILTFLYPHNTGRRGKTSCKKEKIT; from the exons TCGGTGGACCTCTGCCAGACCAAGAGTCACTCTCGAGTTCAATGAACAAGGTATTCCCCTGCTACCCAACTTGCGAACCTAGGATTTTTGATAGTGAGCCTTACAACTTCAATTGTTTAAGCAAACCCCACAAACTCTTTCGATCCGCCCCGTCAATAGCCCATAGGGATTACATACCTTGGCTTGATCGAGTCGAACAAGCGTATGAGGATTTCTGGAAGACATATGGCATATTTGACTTAATACAATTCTCTCGATTTGGTCCTGAATATCGACCAGAAATGCTGATAGCAGCTATGCATTTTTTCGAGTCTTCTACCAACACCTTTCAATTTAAATGTGGTATGATGACCCCTACTCTTTTAGATGTAGCTGCCCTcacaggccttaggcctagcggAGAAACGTATGATCCCACTAAATCTAGTGATAATATCAAGCTAGTATATAAGGAGAACACCTTTTCCAAATATATAGCTGAACACAAAGGATCGGTCGAAGAGGAAGTCTCTGATGAAGAGCATGTAGCCTTCTTGACCCTATGGCTATCTCACTACGTCTTTTGCACAAAATCCTTGCAAGTAGCCAAAAGATTTATTCCAATGGCAATACAAATTCATGAAGGTCAGAGCTTTGGATTTGGACGCCTCTTGTTAGCAGTACTATACGAATCGCTTGGTGAGGCATGCGATGACCTGAAGAAATCGAAGGATGGGTCTTCCTTCTTAGTATCTGGGCCTATGTGGCTTCTCCAGTTGTGGCTTAATGCCACTTTCGAACAAGAAATGGGATTAATAATCCCACAAGATTATGCTGAAGAAGTTGCCAATCGCTCGATCGAAGGCCAGAGAGCACTTCGATTAACACCCAAAACCTTCGATCAAAACCCACAAAAGCTGTTCCTCAAGTACATGAAGATTTTTCTGAGTTTTGACAAGTTTCTTCCCCAACATGCTCCATTCATTAGTCGAGAGGTCGGCCCGGCCTGGTTCACTGACGATTTTCCTGCTGTCGATCCGGACAATGAAGAAGAAGTGAATGAAATATGGTCATTTTATTTGAATCCACAGATCCTGTCCTGTCGTACAGGTGTTCAATCGAACTATTTAGGCCTGGTTGGATACCAGCCAAATTTGGTTTCAAGACAATTTGGCCTCTCACAGATCCGTCCCAAAAGCTTGTTCGAAGATCCTAGAGACGTCATAAGAGGGGCCAATCTTTCAGAAAAGACTTTCAAGAAATTTTTGAAGATTTCTCTTGATGAAAATTATAACCTGCATCCTTTTGAGTTCAACCATTCCCACTTCTGCACCATGGGATTTGTTACCTGGTGGGAGAAATATTATTCGGGCCGTTCGGTCGGAGACACAACTATCATGATTTCCAGACTTGAGAGTGGTTTTACCCAACCAACGGTCGAAAATATCCGCTCAAACCTTCAAGCTCGAG GCAAAACAATCATGACAAAGAAAATTGTTGAAACGTCTCGAGCTGATGTGAGACCCAAGAAACCCACTGGGGTGAAGATCCAAGAATGGAAACAAGAAGAGAAG agTCAAAAGAAAGATGATAGCACCGAGACTACCACGACCTCAAAACGCTCGAAGCGTGTGGTCATCGAATTCGACGAAGAAAAAGATGCAAGTTTTATTTCTAATGTCAATATTATAACTCTCTTTCAAGTCTATATTCTGACATTTCTCTACCCTCATAACAcaggaagaagaggaaagacCTCTTGTAAGAAAGAGAAAATCACCTGA
- the LOC114423255 gene encoding uncharacterized protein LOC114423255: protein MGNLVEQPDLPQEHPTVEVQQNVSVEEIPSCARTSPAPETDAVNVEEQGEGQGIGPSSPQGSSQRSSSEEHFPDEEAIQEAEAGGSDIFPVSSTSKLSASIGIAEDTFIQMQDEDPAAALRLLLNTSQANTSSEKNPGASSSSDADITSTVRQDCLLLKLSMEYARADVLKSIEENPSAAFGHLNFLKKLHNPLTSDEILGKVIQIESIIDQFANTVQKKRENGARLDAQKQAHILLLEKARAAQREVERLTKEAKEGSSEIKACDDNISSWEATITNLLSQVDDLRQKIVTEQAKRKELQEKAADSIQKLVAEKGREGLKAFSASQAVADEARAMESADQVLSKEMATLKKLYEDLIMT from the exons ATGGGCAACCTTGTCGAACAACCGGACTTACCACAAGAACACCCTACCGTCGAG GTACAACAAAATGTTTCTGTAGAAGAAATACCCTCATGTGCTCGAACCTCTCCTGCTCCTGAGACGGATGCAGTGAATGTTGAGGAACAGGGTGAAGGTCAAGGTATTGGACCCAGCAGTCCTCAGGGATCGAGTCAGAGAAGTTCATCTGAAGAACACTTTCCCGATGAAGAGGCCATACAAGAGGCTGAAGCTGGAGGTTCAGACATTTTCCCAGTGTCTTCGACATCTAAGCTTTCCGCTAGCATAGGGATCGCAGAGGATACATTCATTCAAATGCAAGACGAAGACCCTGCTGCAGCCCTTCGACTCCTGCTGAACACCAGTCAAGCCAACACCTCAAGTGAAAAGAATCCTGGTGCTTCGTCCTCATCTGATGCTGATATAACCTCTACAGTACGCCAAGATTGCCTGCTTTTGAAGTTATCAATGGAATACGCACGGGCAGACGTACTTAAATCCATTGAAGAGAACCCTTCTGCTGCTTTTGGGCACCTGaactttttgaagaaattgcataACCCCCTTACTTCTGATGAAATTCTGGGCAAAGTTATACAAATCGAGTCCATTATCGATCAATTTGCAAATACTGTGCAGAAAAAACGCGAAAATGGCGCCAGACTCGATGCCCAGAAACAGGCACATATCCTTCTGCTCGAGAAAGCCCGAGCGGCTCAACGTGAAGTCGAGCGTCTCACCAAAGAGGCGAAAGAAGGATCTTCTGAGATCAAAGCCTGTGATGATAATATCTCCTCCTGGGAGGCAACTATTACAAATTTGCTGTCTCAGGTCGATGATCTAAGGCAGAAAATTGTAACAGAGCAGGCTAAACGCAAAGAACTCCAGGAGAAGGCCGCTGATTCGATTCAGAAGCTGGTTGCCGAAAAAGGGAGGGAAGGCCTGAAGGCCTTTAGTGCATCTCAAGCGGTAGCAGATGAGGCGAGAGCTATGGAGAGTGCTGACCAGGTTTTAAGCAAAGAGATGGCCACCTTGAAGAAGCTATATGAGGATTTGATCATGACTTag